From the Xiphophorus couchianus chromosome 11, X_couchianus-1.0, whole genome shotgun sequence genome, the window TTTTATGACAGCGTCTATTTATTTCAACTCTGTGTTCAGGTCAACTCACAGAAGGAAGGATAGAAATAAAAGCTAGTTTAAAAGCCAagatattttctgtaatttgtactttttataaaaaaaaaaaaaacgagcaagaaaatttgataaaaattggaaatcaaattttGGATATTCTATTTTTAAGCAATATCACCCAGTTCTACTATGAATAGGCTACTCCGAAATATCTctttttccttgtttgtttttgctgatgTGCTTCAGATTATTATCCTCCTGCAATAATAAGCGTAAGGTCAAAAACTGATGGCAGGACATTCTCcttgatgattttctgctggAGAGCAGAATTAATGGGAAGTTGTCCACAAACCTTCACACCCAGAATTGATAAAAAACTAGAAAACTACTTTATATGTGCTCAGGCTTGCAACATGACTTAGAAGGGAATTAAGTCTCGTCTAGAAGGATAATGGCAGAAAGGCAAGTTGTAGAATTCAGCTCATTGTAGCAATTAGAGCAAGCCTGGATAAGCTGCTAAACGCTGAAAAAATAATTCCTGTGCAGAAGTGCAAGGAACAAGGCGAccattattttctgaaaaagttcTATATTAACAACAGGTTGGGAAGCCTTGCTGTGGATGTTGTTCTGGGTTTTCTGTGACTTCCTGGTTGAGTCGTTGATGAGCCTTCAGTGATTTTGGTACCACAAGGAAGCGTTAGCGCCCCCTACCACCTGTTCTCCCTGTTTGCAGATACTTGCTCTCACTGAAACCCCAAAGTCTTTGCAGTCCTAATTCCAGACTGAATTAGGTCTGCAATCccgtttgttttttatcttcagATAAGAGAATGACATAGAGATGTAGAAATAATCAGGGAGTAACTGGTGAAATGGagcttaattttgttttgtttgttttttaatgtttagttacaattaaattatgattCACTGAGAGGAGCAATCCgtcttcaaaatttaaatcatcattttaaaagtgccttttagtttttttcaggttatctttgatacaaaatttaactcaaagatctgaaacatttaaatgtgataaaaaaatatgaataatttgtaACAGCGCAgcattaatcaaattaattctCCATATATTGAAATTGGTCTGACACAGTATTCACACTAATTTTTATTGTACATGCTGTTTGGGTCAGCTAGCTTTTATAAACTAAGACAACCTGATTAGACTGAAATAACTCCATCTAAAAGACattatttattgcattaatgTAACATTTCCTTACATTAGACTAGGAATCGATGTGGAAAAAGTGGGAGCGAAACAAAAATAGTCCTTTAGTGGTTGTTTCACTTCATGCTCAACTTTATAACCAATCCtaaaaatttaagaaatgaCAAAAGTGGTGCAATGAGAGGCGCCGATTGTGGAAACAATCAGAGATGACCCAGAATTTGAACATAAAAGTTAAGGCatgtgccattttaaaatgcatgcTCTGAGGCAACGGATAATAAACGCGAACAAACCCTGAGCATGCTGCAGCGCGTCACTGTGGGTGCgctgtttaaacatttcaacgacaagtgcaaatatctgaatGGCATGTGTGCTGCGATGTCCCTCACAGCGGCCACGCTTCGCTCCGCCGTCACAGAGATAATCCACTAACGTGACGCCTCAGATGTGGGCTGAACGTTCCGGCCGCTCCAGGAACAAAGCCGCATTCCGGCCACTGAAACCTGAACAAGGGTCGTTTAAATGCCAAGCCATTCTCCTGCAGCTGACAACCACCACCTGTGCGGGGCCAGCGTGTGTTATTTATGCAAACAAAAGCCTCAACTGTTGGTATTCAGCAGGTGTGTTGTTGGTGGCGTAAAGATTTAGAAAACCTGTCAGCGATATTCTGCTGATTGTCGCTACAAAGGAGGTCTGAACTCTGACCCAGCTGGCCTGACTTCTCTCTGAAAAAAGTTGTTGCTTCAGGCAGACATAAACCAGTTTACCTGGACCAACCTATTAACTCTGCACATTTTAACTAattattttccctttctttATTCTCATACGCAATATACGCATTGACGAGTGATATTTAAATAAACGATCCCTGCGATGTTAAATGCTGCTGAGATGTTTGTGCGCGTGTGAGTAAAAGTGAAGCTTTTGCCATATCGTTGCATCGTCCTGCTGACACGGCAGCTGTTTAAATGGTCTGATAGGAGCACTGTTTACACCTTAGATAATGGTGCTCGAGGAACCAGTTTTTGTCGTTAGACCAAACAAGAAGACTCAAACAGAACTGAAGGAATGTTTGATCAGCTTTAAAGATGTGACTGAGAATCACGCACCCTAACTAACTTAAAATCAGAGGCAGGTTTAGACATTGAGCCCAAGGAATTACCTAACAAACGCAtgataaatttaatttatgaacTATCTGCTCTGTTGTGAGTCGTAGTAGCCAACGCTAATTTCTGGTGAGGTTATATTTGCTCTGCCATACTTTCTCTTTGCTGCTCGTAAACAAACTTTAGCTTAGCTTCTGCCACCTACTGAACTGGAGGGTACCAATTAGTGTTACTGGAGTGCGAAATGATGGAGCTGCAcccttttaaaaattaattagtaAGTACATATCTGCAAATAGATGAATCTGTGGATACCGAATCCTGACTAGTCGGACGTCCGCTGAAGTCAAATgcagtaatatatttttattttatgtatctCATTTACCTATAAATGTCTTATTACAAAGATATACTTATagcaaaaacaaagtacattttCTGTTAAGCCACActacatgtttaaaaatagaGACAATGCCGAATGGAAAAATCCCTAAAAAAaccaatacattttaaaacatatgtaCAAAACGCATGAAACCTTAGAAATACATGCcgtacacttttttttaaaaaccagaacTTTATGTATACATGAACCTCGTAATGCCGAAACCAAGTAATAGTTTAAACCTTTGaggttaaaacatttattagcaTTAGTTCACCAACCACATCCACAGAAACTGCAAACAGGGCTATAGGTCAAGAGTcccaagatttttatttttataaaatggctAGAGAGATTTTTCTTATATCAATTTATAAACAAGGACTAATTGTAGAAATAAGATTTAATTAGAGTTTAAATAagttaaagtaaatattaaaagaaaaccaaagaaaagGGGCATTGAGGGGAATAGGGGGGCAACCTGGCTAGTTTCGCCCAGGACTCCAGATAGCTAACAACCACCTCTGGTTGAAATACAACACAGCTGCTGTGACAAAGAGTACGGTAAATGTTTTAGGATTTTGCTAATGATCACATTACCCAGCTGTCGCTGCACTGCACGAATCGATCTTTAGTAAAACTATTCGTCAGAGAGCAGGTTCACCACATTCacaatatgtttctgtttcccttGTTACCATACAGTTTTTATGGCAGGTCAGGTGCCGTACATGCTAACACTTAGCATATAAACAGAGCCGAAATTAACGCGGTATTTCAGACACGCTGAATAATTGTTCCAGTTGTGTAGCCGTACATGCCCAGTCTCAATGTTTACGTTATTACGGGCGACTGTACGTGTACAGTGTGACTCTTACCGCCGAAAAGTCTCTTAAAAATGAACCCCTGGACACGCGGCTTTCCGGTAAAAGGGACAGAAACGTCTTACTCACAGAACTCCGCGATGTAGAAAGAGACGACATAATTCTCCTCGCACCATTCCAGCGTTGAGGTCGGCCGCCCCCAGTATCCTTGCCTGTCTATCGAGGGAGCCATGATGGAAGAGGAGGAAGCGGAGGGCGCTAACGGGTTTTTGTAGTCCCATCACAGCGCGAGCTGTGCGCGCGAGCTGTGCGCGCGAGCCCTCCTCCTCTGGAGCTCGAGACGGACTGGCAGATAAAAACAGCTAAACTGGACCGCAACAAcgcaaacaacaacaacacagcacAACATGCGCGTACAGTCAGGATATTTgcgaaaaaaataaaaaaaatttattcatttggttctaaaaatataatatgACGCGTACTAGTTGAAAACAGTAATAGTGAAAATCTAGGCatgaacacaaaaatgaaaactacaCCAAAGGTAACCAGTTAATAGcacagtttttactttaaagtatTATTACCACACTTGCAATATTTAGACATATGTGAGGGTAGTTTGAAACATACACAACTGTTGTTGATTTCGTTTGGTGtttcaaagtttattttgttataaagcgtttatgtaataatgtaaaaacGGCAACATTACTAGATATTATTTTCtctcagattaaaataaaagtagggGAGTTTCACGTTGGAACAGCTGTATCCGTATGTAGTTTAGCCATATAGCTGCTAGGTGGCGCTAAAGGCACTGAAACAttaatatgtacaaaaaataataataattccaatgagaaaaacataacatcaatattactgttattatttactgttttcCATGTGTTAATAGGATAAACCTCACATTGGGGATTGCTGACATAAAATTACACATGCAagtaattacataataaaaaaacaaaacacagctacttgttttctcacattttttattttaaaagaaggaAATGCCTCACAGacgtttttttctcaaatatgaaagagattattttaaaaaatgaagaatattTAGGTGAATCATCTGTTTCCAAGTGCATCAGGAgagcatgaaaaaaataacaacagactGCAACAGTGCgaagaatagaaacaaaaaatatagttaccacttttggaaaaaaatatggcTTTGTTGCCTTTTTCTATCTCAAATCTTAGAATTTGCCAAAGACAAACACTGAAATGCTTCATCTTGAAAATAACCCAGTCAGACATTACAGTTTAACAAATATCCCATAATTGACCGCAATAATCCAAAttgtagtatttttatttttttgttctcaatctattatgtaaaaatattaagtaatttaTTGTCAATTGGAAACATACCTAACACAATTCCCACATTCTGTGTTTTGGAATGGATTTTATATCAGTGGATTGCAATTATACAACATCAAAACATATCCAGAACATACAAATTCAGTTATAACTCATCTCTCATCTTTTCTCCTTTGGGCCTGACCATCCGGCCGATGAACAGTAGggagtttgttttcttgtccTTGATGAGGAAAATGAACGGGTGGTCAGCATAAAACAGCCTTGGGTTTTTGAGTTTCTCTGTGCCAAAGATGCTGGTATCAATTTCATTTCCATGAGTGTCCCATTCCAAGGCAGCAGCATGGAGTACGCCGGACAGATAGAGATCCTTTTTCCCAGAGACGTTGGACAGATCAGCTTTGGATTTGTCCACAGCCTCGGTGAGGCCCAGGTCCTGAAGgtgcttctaaaaataaaaaggagcagaaagattTGATGTGATGAAACTGTAAGGGTGAGAATCTGAGAGTGATGAATTTTCTCCAAATCAAGCCTCATGAAGTGTGGCGTGTTTCACCTGCAGGTTGTGACTAACTTCCATGCTGACTTTAGGCAGAGAAACAGCCACTGCtgtctgtttcatttttccCATCCATGTGTCCAGCTGCTTTTTACTAAGCATCTTCTCTACTCTGTCCAGAGGCTCCATGTGGTGTGGCATGACGAACACCACTGTGGACTTCTTATGAGCCAAAGGCATGCTTAGAAGATACAGTTTATTGGTTGTGTCATCATAGAAGTCAAATAGACCTGAAAAAACAGTGGCACAGATAGAGATCCAATATCTGTTCTTACACCACACCCTGGGGAACCTCTTAAAGGGGcattattatgtgttttccaggcacatagtgccattttacagtacagtcattaactatgttaacttcagttgttataaaaatgctatattttttattttttacactttgtgcagcactttgtgacCCTGGTCTGTGAAAAGCactatagaaataaagtttacttacttacttactatatatgtcaaatatgactaaaagacatttgactttgtaatgtaacgccttaaaattgggtctctttctctttaaaactcctgctctttctgacactccaccttcaggaagtcatcacaacatttacTCCTCTATCAACATTTACTGTACGAATTAGCAAATTTGGGTATAAATGAGTATAACTTGGACCGCTAGATGGCGTCAAAGCGTTTccattactttttttctttttgccagtTTGGGctgaaaatgcagcaaacattttatagGGGTTAATGAAATGTAcaataacacacaaaaaactatCCCTTTAAGTAAAATAGTTTTGTGTCATATCTGTAATTTGCGAATCGATCTAAGCAGTTAGTGaccaaaaattgtttttccacagtttttgtAGCGTGAACAGCACAAAAGTTCCTTATGTCTATTTTTTCCCGCCAGCAGAGAAAAATAGAGACTCTGTCACCCACCCGTGCGGTGCATCATCTGTAATGCCACTGTGTAGCTGCGGGACACCAGGAACCCTCGGTTGTCCACCATGGTGGGGTGGAACTGCTCATCCCAGTGAGCTGTGAGGAAAGGCCAGGCTTATTTACAGTTCTTTCACATGAAAGAGTTCAATCCCACACAGAGATACACACTTACGTTTGAAAAACATAGCATTGATGATCATTGCTCCATCAGTGTTTTCCACGTCTTTGGTGACCTCGGGCAGCTTGCCGCCGGTGGACTTGGCCGCCCACTCGTTGATGGAGTTAACAGCACTCTTTTTATCTCTGAAGTTGATCTTGGAATGGTCACATTTATAATGCTTTTTGCTGCTCTTCACAAAATCTTCCGCAAAGGTGACGGAGCTCGGTCCGTAGAGGCGGTTGCTAATCTTCCAGGTGACATTGCGCTCTTTCGGGTCGCTCACCTCAGTGAGAAGTTCTGCCAAACCGGAGTGCAGCTGCTCGTCCTGAACCTTGGCTGCGTTCAGGATGGTCTTCACTTGGGAAGCAGTGGAGCCCTTTCCCCCGAGAGCCACCAGACCCAGGGAGGAGGCCACCACCACGGGGGAGATGAGGATGTTCTCTGCTCCTTTTTCCTTTGCCATGTTCTGGTAGAGGCTGATAGCCAGATTGGCGCTGTTGTCAGCCAGAATGGTGGCATGGTTGCTAAGGACTTTATCTGCTGTTGTAGCCGTGGCAGCTGAGATCGCCGGGGCCAGAAGGGCCAGGGACACCAGGAATGTTAGCCACATTGTTACAAAACCTGGAAAGAACATGAAGTCATTTATCAGTGTAACAAGCAAACGCtttctcaattattttatttttgggtttttttgttttttttattgtgtgtcaAACTTCTACAGACAGAAGAACAAACCCCCACTACTGTTTAGTCAAATGTTTGTTAGCAAGTAAAAGCTTTGTAGCCCTCTCCATAGTTTTGGCATAATTCTGGGAGGGTAATAGACTTCTAAAGACCATCCCCTCGTACTATCTGGCTTGGTACGTACAGAGGGTTTGGGCTCTCTGCTGTTGAGAAAAGATTGCTTCCTGGAGACATGGACTCTgatgaggttttaaatgttATCCAATCGCTAACGTTTGCCTGTGACACATGTAATGCAGCGGTTcgatgctatgaagcttactggaaattgcctgcactgtaaacaaccatcctccactgcgaGGAGAGGGAGGCGAAACAGACGGCtgtttaatgttaattcaatatttggtaTACTGAACGACTTTGTTCACTTTCTCGGCTGCCATTGCTTAAACTACCGGCAGACGACAATTGtaaaacactgcagaaaaaTATACCTCATTCTTCctaacttctccttctgttcggTGATTGGCCCCGTTGAAATTCTACCGGAGGGAATCCgagtcaatgggagaaatctcaCACTGAGCTGTGAACCAAGATTTGAATCCTGAATAGTGAAAGAAGGCAATGGCATGACTAGGGAGGTGACT encodes:
- the serpinh1a gene encoding serpin H1a, encoding MWLTFLVSLALLAPAISAATATTADKVLSNHATILADNSANLAISLYQNMAKEKGAENILISPVVVASSLGLVALGGKGSTASQVKTILNAAKVQDEQLHSGLAELLTEVSDPKERNVTWKISNRLYGPSSVTFAEDFVKSSKKHYKCDHSKINFRDKKSAVNSINEWAAKSTGGKLPEVTKDVENTDGAMIINAMFFKPHWDEQFHPTMVDNRGFLVSRSYTVALQMMHRTGLFDFYDDTTNKLYLLSMPLAHKKSTVVFVMPHHMEPLDRVEKMLSKKQLDTWMGKMKQTAVAVSLPKVSMEVSHNLQKHLQDLGLTEAVDKSKADLSNVSGKKDLYLSGVLHAAALEWDTHGNEIDTSIFGTEKLKNPRLFYADHPFIFLIKDKKTNSLLFIGRMVRPKGEKMRDEL